Proteins encoded together in one Sulfitobacter pontiacus window:
- a CDS encoding C4-dicarboxylate TRAP transporter substrate-binding protein, translating to MSFLKNLSFAAAMTVAASVAGAETVLIHGEAGPNRGARADALQWFADQVAERSENDLRLDIQWGGALFKANAAVQSIGDGVADMGSVIAVYYPQEMAAYGIADLPVNNPDAWVGMRATDELMRSNPAIAENLAEKNLVYIGTWTTSQVNIGCKGDAIRSVADIAGKKVRGTGAYGKVFGDEGANMVNMSIYDAYQGLDTGLIDCSQGYSYAVAALKQAEVMDNYTLLNWGQVGGVGIFMNKDMFDALSEDQQGVLLETGADLSDEFGRMITTANDNAIAAMKEQGVEVLELPAEERAKLVEGGEKYLAEWVETANRTGLPGEQLLEDYKALIAKYTQERDENGYPWAADNN from the coding sequence ATGTCCTTTTTGAAAAACCTATCTTTCGCTGCTGCAATGACTGTGGCTGCTTCCGTTGCCGGTGCTGAAACCGTGCTGATCCACGGCGAAGCAGGCCCGAATCGTGGTGCCCGTGCCGACGCGTTGCAGTGGTTCGCCGATCAGGTTGCAGAGCGGTCGGAAAACGATCTGCGCCTCGACATCCAGTGGGGCGGCGCGCTGTTCAAGGCGAATGCGGCTGTACAGTCCATCGGTGACGGTGTGGCGGATATGGGGTCGGTGATCGCGGTGTATTACCCGCAGGAAATGGCCGCCTATGGCATCGCCGATCTGCCCGTAAACAACCCAGACGCCTGGGTAGGTATGCGCGCCACGGACGAGCTGATGCGGTCGAACCCCGCGATTGCGGAAAACTTGGCTGAAAAGAACCTCGTGTACATCGGCACATGGACCACCAGCCAGGTGAACATCGGCTGTAAGGGTGATGCGATCCGTTCGGTTGCCGATATCGCGGGCAAGAAAGTACGCGGCACAGGGGCCTATGGTAAGGTCTTTGGTGACGAAGGCGCGAACATGGTCAACATGTCGATCTATGACGCGTACCAAGGGCTCGACACCGGTCTGATCGACTGTAGCCAAGGGTATTCCTACGCTGTTGCCGCGCTGAAGCAGGCCGAAGTCATGGACAACTACACCCTCCTGAACTGGGGCCAGGTTGGCGGCGTCGGCATCTTCATGAACAAAGATATGTTCGATGCGCTGTCCGAAGATCAGCAAGGCGTGCTGTTGGAAACCGGTGCTGACCTGTCCGATGAATTCGGCCGCATGATCACAACCGCGAACGACAACGCCATTGCCGCGATGAAAGAGCAAGGCGTCGAAGTGCTGGAACTGCCCGCAGAAGAGCGCGCCAAGCTGGTCGAAGGCGGCGAGAAGTATCTGGCCGAGTGGGTCGAGACAGCCAACCGCACCGGTCTGCCGGGCGAGCAACTGCTGGAAGACTACAAGGCGCTGATCGCCAAATACACGCAAGAGCGCGACGAGAACGGTTACCCTTGGGCAGCTGACAACAACTAA
- a CDS encoding TRAP transporter small permease, translated as MLVPLEKILLGLGAAAVILLGILITSNVVARAVFASSVPDSVTLVRELMVAAILLPLAAATANRAHVSVAFVSDRFGPKLRSWLIVLGSVMGMIALGGLIYSGGREFLSVWEKGSFFYGDLNLPKWPGRLLFVVGIAACWLRLAELAMRDVRTILSGGIVSDEENHTIELVAEKEVL; from the coding sequence ATGTTGGTACCACTTGAGAAAATCCTGTTGGGGTTGGGCGCGGCTGCGGTCATCCTTTTGGGGATCTTGATCACGTCCAACGTGGTCGCACGCGCCGTCTTCGCATCTAGCGTACCCGATAGCGTCACTTTGGTTCGGGAGCTGATGGTCGCGGCCATCCTCCTGCCCCTTGCGGCAGCGACCGCAAACCGCGCTCACGTTAGTGTGGCTTTTGTATCCGACCGGTTCGGGCCCAAACTTCGGTCCTGGCTTATTGTGCTGGGGTCGGTCATGGGGATGATCGCCTTGGGCGGTCTGATCTATTCCGGCGGCCGCGAATTCCTGAGCGTTTGGGAAAAGGGTAGCTTTTTCTACGGTGATCTGAACCTGCCCAAATGGCCCGGACGTCTGTTGTTTGTGGTCGGTATCGCCGCCTGCTGGCTGCGTCTGGCGGAACTGGCGATGCGCGATGTGCGGACCATCCTGTCCGGGGGCATCGTCTCGGACGAAGAAAACCACACAATCGAGCTCGTTGCCGAAAAAGAGGTGCTGTAA
- a CDS encoding TRAP transporter large permease has product MDASTIGLIAFAAVLILLALRVPIAFALASVATIATFFIFAFRTGTFMPERAIRATTSMVFSNSFDLIHSYDLSMIPLFVALGHIAYRADITTKIYHAAKVWLTRLPGGVAMASVMGCGGFSAITGSSIACASTMGKICTPEMLRMGYDPRLATASVAAGGTLGSLIPPSVLFIIYGIFTETSISSLFLAGVLPGLLTLAGFILVIAVWVWRSPEIAPSTATRYSAKERFAAAAESWPAVMLFVLIIGGIYGGIFTATEAAAVCVVAATLIGFAQRKLTLQGLWDAVKETCIQTAAIFFIAAGAKIFVAFIALTNVAPMIVNVVAEAELSVVVLLLAIAAIYLLLGMFLDPIGIMVLTLPLMIPLVESYDMNLIWFGVVVIKLLEIGLITPPVGLNVFVIANVVGKEAPIDKIFAGITRFLSVDVIVLVLIMSFPMISLLIPMAAR; this is encoded by the coding sequence ATGGATGCGTCGACCATCGGGCTGATTGCCTTTGCTGCCGTTCTGATCCTGTTGGCGCTGCGTGTGCCGATTGCCTTTGCGCTGGCCAGCGTCGCGACGATTGCGACCTTCTTTATCTTTGCCTTCCGCACTGGCACTTTCATGCCTGAACGTGCCATCCGTGCGACAACGTCGATGGTGTTCTCGAACTCCTTTGACCTGATACACTCCTACGATCTATCGATGATACCGCTGTTTGTCGCGCTTGGGCACATTGCCTATCGCGCGGATATCACGACCAAGATCTACCACGCGGCCAAGGTCTGGCTGACACGTCTGCCCGGCGGTGTTGCCATGGCAAGCGTCATGGGCTGTGGCGGATTTTCGGCCATTACCGGCAGCTCTATCGCCTGTGCCTCGACCATGGGGAAAATCTGTACGCCCGAGATGCTGCGCATGGGCTATGACCCGCGTCTGGCAACAGCGTCGGTCGCGGCAGGGGGCACGCTGGGCTCGCTGATCCCGCCGTCGGTTCTTTTCATCATCTACGGTATCTTCACCGAAACCTCGATTTCGTCGCTGTTCCTCGCGGGTGTTTTGCCGGGGCTGCTGACGCTGGCGGGCTTTATCCTCGTGATCGCCGTCTGGGTCTGGCGTTCGCCCGAAATCGCCCCTTCGACAGCGACACGCTACTCCGCCAAAGAACGCTTTGCGGCGGCGGCTGAAAGCTGGCCTGCGGTCATGCTGTTCGTGTTGATCATCGGCGGTATCTACGGCGGTATCTTTACGGCGACCGAAGCGGCGGCTGTTTGCGTGGTCGCGGCGACGCTGATCGGTTTTGCGCAGCGCAAGCTGACCTTGCAGGGCCTGTGGGACGCGGTGAAAGAGACGTGCATCCAGACCGCAGCGATCTTCTTTATCGCGGCAGGGGCCAAGATTTTTGTGGCCTTTATCGCCCTGACCAACGTTGCCCCGATGATTGTGAACGTCGTGGCCGAGGCAGAGCTGTCAGTCGTGGTCCTGCTGCTGGCGATTGCCGCGATCTATCTGCTGCTTGGCATGTTCCTTGATCCCATCGGCATCATGGTTCTGACCCTGCCACTGATGATCCCGCTGGTGGAAAGCTATGACATGAACCTGATCTGGTTCGGTGTTGTGGTGATTAAACTGCTGGAAATCGGGCTGATCACGCCGCCTGTCGGGTTGAACGTCTTTGTTATCGCCAATGTGGTGGGCAAAGAGGCTCCGATCGACAAGATCTTTGCCGGTATCACGCGCTTCCTCAGCGTTGACGTGATCGTGCTGGTGCTGATCATGTCCTTCCCGATGATCTCGCTGCTTATTCCTATGGCGGCGCGATGA
- a CDS encoding IclR family transcriptional regulator: protein MSGDTTDRKFANTLARGLAVLRAFRASDSGLTHAQIADRTGLPKPTVSRLTYTLCELGYLSHGGRNDRFRLGPSAIALGSVASVAVNFLDLVSDAMQELADKTGTLLLVAVRDDEKMMLVRTWRPQNASTIWLEPGHRIPVFGSSSGMAVVASLGEERFEQLTPEADMRRFRAEGYSQLIEQGFAYASEGTRYASTINAVSVPYFAEEFGEPVSFTAGAMPHDLPDSRIVQEVGPALRELVRALEQRTGRTPALSRRD from the coding sequence ATGAGTGGGGACACCACAGACAGGAAGTTTGCCAACACTCTGGCGCGGGGGCTTGCTGTATTGCGGGCCTTTCGCGCCAGTGACAGCGGGCTGACCCACGCGCAGATTGCCGACCGGACGGGGCTGCCCAAGCCTACGGTGTCGCGGCTGACCTATACGCTGTGCGAACTCGGCTACCTCAGCCATGGCGGGCGCAATGACCGCTTTCGGCTGGGGCCGTCAGCCATCGCGCTTGGCTCTGTCGCGTCGGTGGCGGTGAACTTTCTGGATTTGGTGTCCGACGCCATGCAAGAGCTGGCCGATAAAACGGGCACGCTATTGCTGGTCGCCGTGCGCGACGACGAGAAAATGATGCTGGTGCGCACATGGCGGCCACAGAATGCATCGACCATCTGGCTGGAGCCGGGGCACCGGATTCCAGTGTTCGGATCGTCGTCAGGCATGGCCGTCGTGGCGTCACTTGGCGAAGAGCGCTTTGAGCAGTTGACGCCCGAAGCGGATATGCGAAGGTTCCGGGCGGAGGGATATTCGCAATTGATAGAACAAGGGTTCGCCTACGCGTCGGAGGGCACACGATATGCCAGTACGATCAACGCCGTAAGTGTCCCCTATTTTGCCGAAGAGTTCGGCGAACCGGTATCGTTCACCGCCGGGGCCATGCCACATGATTTGCCCGATTCCCGTATCGTGCAAGAGGTCGGCCCCGCGTTGCGTGAACTGGTGCGCGCGCTTGAACAGCGCACCGGGCGCACCCCCGCGCTCAGCCGCCGGGACTGA
- a CDS encoding FAD-dependent oxidoreductase, with the protein MTDKIGYTRKGDVAVLRIKNPPVNALSHAVREGLVAGMAQAEADDGVKAVVIVGEGRAFIAGADITEFGKTPLEPFLPDVCKRIEDSPLIVVASMHGVSLGGGLEIALSAHYRVAQPSAKVGLPEVHLGLIPGAGATQRLPRLIGVDPSLDLITSGRQVKAAEAESLGIVDQVTEGDPEDVGVAYAENLIATNAPRRPVSEMAAPAPIDWDAAYDGTLKKGRGQISPAQAVRAVQAAAERPFDEGMLAERKIFMELMETDQRQGMIHAFFSERAVGNLPELKGVEPRALQSIGIIGGGTMGAGIATAALLAGFNVVLIEMKEDAAEAARGRIAGNLSGALKRGKITQMKYDAMTNTALEVSINYDSLASVDLVIEAVFEDMGVKKEVFGKLDAVCKPGAILASNTSYLDVDEIAASTSRPADVIGLHFFSPAHIMKLLEVVVAEKTAPDVVATGFALGKALNKISVRAGVCDGFIGNRILATYRTAADHMVLDGASPFQIDKALVDFGFAMGPFAVGDLAGLDIGWATRKRKAATRHPAERVPTYPDKICEAGNFGQKTGKGYYIYEAGSRGGVPNPEVSELIAAERAERGITPRDFTDAEIVRRYMAAMVNEAAKVVGEGIAKRPLDVDMVLLFGYGFPRYWGGPMKWADLQGLPALLADIESYAKEDAWFWEPAPLLKQLVAEGRNFDDLNKQAAK; encoded by the coding sequence ATGACTGACAAGATTGGATATACCCGCAAAGGCGACGTGGCCGTGCTGCGGATCAAGAACCCCCCGGTCAATGCGTTGTCCCATGCTGTTCGTGAAGGTCTGGTTGCCGGTATGGCGCAGGCCGAGGCCGATGACGGCGTCAAGGCCGTGGTTATCGTCGGCGAGGGCCGCGCCTTTATCGCCGGTGCGGATATCACCGAATTCGGCAAAACGCCGCTGGAACCTTTCCTGCCGGATGTGTGCAAACGGATCGAGGATTCCCCGCTGATCGTTGTTGCCTCCATGCATGGTGTGTCCTTGGGCGGCGGGCTCGAGATCGCGCTGTCGGCGCATTACCGTGTGGCGCAGCCGTCGGCCAAAGTGGGCCTGCCCGAGGTACATCTGGGCCTGATCCCCGGTGCCGGTGCGACCCAGCGTTTGCCGCGTCTGATCGGTGTGGACCCCTCGCTTGATCTGATCACCTCTGGCCGTCAGGTCAAAGCGGCCGAAGCGGAAAGCCTTGGCATCGTCGATCAGGTCACCGAGGGCGACCCCGAGGATGTGGGCGTCGCCTATGCCGAGAACCTGATCGCCACCAACGCACCGCGCCGCCCCGTCAGCGAGATGGCCGCACCCGCGCCGATCGACTGGGATGCGGCTTATGACGGGACGCTGAAAAAGGGGCGGGGGCAAATCTCTCCGGCGCAGGCGGTCCGCGCGGTTCAGGCCGCGGCAGAGCGGCCCTTTGACGAAGGCATGCTGGCCGAGCGCAAGATCTTCATGGAGTTGATGGAGACAGACCAGCGTCAGGGCATGATCCACGCGTTCTTCTCTGAGCGTGCGGTAGGCAACCTGCCGGAACTGAAAGGCGTCGAACCCCGCGCGTTGCAATCCATCGGCATCATCGGCGGCGGCACCATGGGCGCAGGCATCGCCACGGCTGCGCTGTTGGCAGGCTTCAACGTCGTGCTGATCGAGATGAAGGAAGACGCCGCAGAGGCCGCGCGCGGTCGCATCGCGGGCAATCTTTCCGGCGCGCTTAAGCGTGGCAAGATCACGCAGATGAAATATGACGCGATGACCAACACCGCGCTTGAGGTGTCGATCAACTATGACAGCCTCGCCTCGGTCGATCTGGTGATCGAAGCCGTGTTCGAGGACATGGGTGTCAAGAAAGAGGTGTTCGGCAAGCTTGATGCCGTGTGCAAACCCGGTGCTATTCTGGCGTCCAACACGTCCTATCTGGATGTGGACGAGATCGCGGCCAGCACCTCGCGCCCTGCGGATGTGATCGGGCTGCACTTCTTCTCGCCTGCGCATATCATGAAGCTGCTCGAAGTGGTGGTCGCCGAAAAGACCGCCCCCGATGTGGTCGCCACGGGCTTTGCTCTTGGCAAGGCGCTGAACAAGATTTCCGTGCGCGCCGGTGTCTGCGACGGGTTTATCGGCAACCGTATTCTGGCAACCTACCGCACCGCTGCCGATCACATGGTGCTTGATGGCGCATCGCCGTTCCAGATCGATAAGGCGCTGGTGGATTTCGGCTTTGCCATGGGCCCCTTTGCCGTGGGCGATCTGGCCGGACTCGATATCGGCTGGGCCACACGCAAGCGCAAAGCGGCGACGCGCCACCCTGCCGAACGCGTGCCGACATACCCCGACAAGATCTGCGAAGCGGGCAACTTCGGTCAGAAGACCGGCAAAGGCTACTACATCTATGAGGCCGGATCGCGCGGCGGCGTGCCGAACCCCGAAGTATCCGAGCTGATCGCCGCCGAACGCGCCGAGCGTGGCATCACCCCGCGTGACTTTACCGACGCAGAGATCGTCCGCCGCTATATGGCCGCGATGGTCAACGAGGCGGCAAAGGTCGTGGGCGAGGGCATCGCGAAGCGGCCCTTGGATGTGGATATGGTCCTGCTCTTTGGCTACGGCTTCCCGCGCTACTGGGGTGGCCCGATGAAATGGGCCGACCTGCAAGGGCTGCCTGCACTGCTGGCCGACATCGAAAGCTACGCCAAGGAAGACGCCTGGTTCTGGGAACCCGCGCCGCTGCTGAAACAGTTGGTGGCCGAAGGGCGCAACTTTGACGACCTGAACAAACAAGCCGCTAAGTAA
- a CDS encoding acyl-CoA dehydrogenase family protein has translation MDLSYSDEEKAFRAEVRAFLEEKLPKEMSDKIRKGEELGKDGQEQWHAILNAQGWLAPNWPKKFGGAEWNAVQRHIFEEEAAAAYAPRIVPFGLSMLAPVLQKFGSQEQNDYWLPRILSGEDWWCQGYSEPGAGSDLASLKTEAVLNDEGTHYIVNGQKTWTTLGQHANMIFCLVRTDKTVKQQEGISFLLIDMDTPGVEVRPIILLDGTHEVNEVWFSDVKVPVENLVGKENEGWTYAKYLLTHERTNIAGVGFSQAGLTAVKRIAKAEMSGGKPLMQNPHFAARVAQVEIDLMAMSTTNLRIVSKAAAGAAPGVESSMLKVKGTIIRQEINDLARRAAGAYAMPFASEAIEGSNLALPDPLNAGPVAAQYFNNRKLSIFGGSNEIQRQIIAKTTMGGGA, from the coding sequence ATGGATCTGAGCTATAGCGACGAAGAAAAGGCTTTCCGCGCCGAAGTGCGGGCCTTTCTTGAGGAAAAGCTCCCCAAGGAAATGAGCGACAAAATCCGCAAGGGTGAAGAGCTGGGTAAAGACGGTCAGGAACAGTGGCATGCTATCCTGAACGCCCAAGGCTGGCTGGCCCCGAACTGGCCCAAGAAATTTGGCGGTGCGGAATGGAACGCGGTGCAGCGTCACATTTTCGAAGAAGAAGCCGCTGCCGCCTATGCGCCGCGCATTGTGCCTTTTGGCCTGTCGATGCTGGCCCCCGTGCTGCAAAAATTCGGCTCGCAAGAGCAGAATGACTACTGGCTGCCCCGCATCCTGTCGGGCGAAGACTGGTGGTGTCAGGGCTATTCCGAGCCGGGTGCGGGGTCCGACCTTGCATCGCTCAAGACCGAAGCGGTTCTGAACGACGAAGGCACGCACTACATCGTCAACGGCCAGAAGACCTGGACCACGCTGGGTCAGCACGCGAACATGATCTTCTGCCTTGTACGCACTGACAAGACGGTCAAGCAGCAAGAGGGTATTTCCTTCCTGCTGATCGACATGGACACCCCCGGCGTCGAAGTGCGCCCGATCATCCTGCTCGACGGCACCCACGAGGTGAACGAAGTCTGGTTCTCGGATGTGAAAGTCCCGGTCGAAAACCTTGTCGGCAAAGAGAACGAAGGCTGGACCTACGCCAAGTACCTGCTGACCCACGAACGCACTAACATCGCGGGCGTCGGGTTCTCGCAAGCGGGTCTGACTGCGGTCAAACGTATCGCCAAGGCTGAGATGTCCGGCGGCAAGCCGTTGATGCAGAACCCGCATTTCGCGGCACGTGTGGCGCAGGTTGAAATCGACCTGATGGCGATGAGCACCACAAACCTGCGCATCGTCTCAAAGGCGGCAGCGGGCGCGGCACCGGGCGTTGAATCGTCCATGCTGAAGGTCAAAGGCACGATCATCCGTCAGGAGATCAACGACCTCGCACGTCGTGCGGCGGGTGCCTATGCGATGCCATTCGCATCCGAAGCGATCGAAGGGTCGAACCTGGCCCTGCCTGATCCGTTGAATGCCGGCCCCGTCGCCGCGCAATATTTCAACAACCGTAAACTGTCGATCTTTGGCGGCTCGAACGAAATCCAGCGCCAGATCATTGCCAAAACAACGATGGGAGGTGGAGCATGA
- a CDS encoding acyl-CoA dehydrogenase family protein, whose protein sequence is MNFDLTEERQMLQDSLRRFLRDKYDTAARNKILESDTGFSADIWNGLAELGVIGALFTEDQGGFGGAGFDIAVVFEELGRAGVVEPFLDTAILGGGLIADLGNDDQQAHVEELIGGALQVAFAHGEPTSRYDLNQVTSTAKVDGDNVVLNGRKAVVVNAENADMLIVSARESGEAGDENGISLFLVPADTKGITLQGYALLAGGRAAEVTLDDVSVPASARLGEAGKAFKAIEARVAAANVAICAETLGAMETATRLTREYLMTRKQFGKPIGTFQALAHRMSDLLIEMEQARSAVIVAAGNLEAEYKARETHISAAKNLLGRAGRLVAEDSIQMHGGIAMTQEYELAHIAKRIIMADHRFGDTDHHLERFIALAAA, encoded by the coding sequence ATGAACTTCGACCTGACAGAAGAACGCCAAATGCTGCAAGACAGTCTGCGCCGTTTCCTGCGCGACAAATACGATACAGCAGCCCGCAACAAGATCCTTGAAAGCGACACCGGCTTTTCCGCGGACATCTGGAACGGTCTGGCCGAACTGGGCGTCATCGGCGCACTGTTCACCGAAGATCAGGGCGGCTTTGGCGGCGCTGGTTTCGACATCGCCGTCGTGTTCGAGGAACTGGGCCGCGCAGGCGTGGTCGAACCCTTCCTTGATACCGCCATTCTGGGCGGTGGTCTGATTGCCGACCTGGGCAATGACGACCAGCAGGCCCACGTTGAAGAACTGATCGGTGGCGCGTTGCAGGTGGCTTTTGCCCACGGCGAACCCACCAGCCGCTATGACCTGAACCAGGTGACCTCCACGGCCAAGGTCGATGGCGACAACGTCGTGCTGAACGGTCGCAAGGCCGTTGTGGTCAACGCTGAAAACGCCGACATGCTGATCGTTTCTGCCCGCGAAAGCGGCGAGGCAGGCGACGAAAACGGGATCTCGCTGTTCCTCGTGCCGGCGGATACCAAGGGCATCACGCTGCAAGGCTATGCGCTTTTGGCCGGTGGCCGTGCCGCCGAAGTCACGCTGGATGATGTGTCCGTCCCTGCCTCTGCCCGTCTGGGTGAAGCGGGCAAGGCGTTCAAGGCGATCGAGGCGCGCGTCGCTGCGGCCAATGTCGCGATCTGTGCGGAAACACTGGGTGCGATGGAAACGGCAACCCGCCTGACCCGCGAATACCTGATGACCCGCAAGCAGTTCGGCAAGCCCATCGGCACGTTCCAGGCGCTCGCGCACCGCATGTCCGACCTGCTGATCGAGATGGAGCAGGCGCGCTCTGCCGTGATCGTAGCCGCGGGTAACCTCGAAGCGGAGTACAAAGCGCGCGAGACGCATATCTCTGCCGCCAAGAACCTGCTGGGTCGCGCGGGCCGTCTGGTTGCCGAAGACAGCATCCAGATGCACGGCGGTATCGCCATGACGCAAGAATACGAACTGGCCCATATCGCCAAGCGTATCATCATGGCAGACCACCGCTTTGGTGACACCGACCACCATCTGGAGCGTTTCATTGCCCTTGCAGCAGCCTGA
- a CDS encoding PaaI family thioesterase, which yields MPLQQPDESQLIRDETGTQTLVGYVVDISDPAHGRCFLDLGPQHFNRHGVLHGGIAATLLDNACGMTGSLSVDPTGQHPFLTISLTTQFLAAGQPGRVTATGTIKGGGRSLLYIDAELVHEDGTVIATSTGVFKRVPQEKLK from the coding sequence TTGCCCTTGCAGCAGCCTGATGAAAGCCAGCTGATCCGGGACGAGACCGGCACCCAAACCCTGGTCGGATATGTCGTCGACATATCCGATCCGGCCCACGGGCGCTGCTTTCTTGATCTGGGTCCGCAACACTTCAACCGCCATGGGGTTCTTCATGGCGGTATTGCCGCCACATTGCTGGATAACGCCTGTGGCATGACCGGATCGCTGAGCGTGGATCCCACCGGCCAGCACCCGTTCCTCACGATCTCGCTGACGACCCAGTTTCTGGCCGCGGGGCAGCCCGGGCGCGTGACCGCGACCGGCACGATCAAGGGCGGTGGCCGCAGTCTGCTGTATATCGATGCTGAACTCGTCCACGAAGACGGCACGGTCATTGCGACATCCACAGGCGTGTTCAAGCGCGTCCCACAGGAGAAACTGAAATGA
- a CDS encoding oxepin-CoA hydrolase, alternative type — MSARIEDKGDRIVIWNGNAHKRGALSPELYACIGQAIEMAAEPRIRAVILTSEGDFFCAGGDLNVLIARRDMPKDERRGKINELHSLIRAIRSCPVPVIAAVEGGAAGAGLSFALACDLIVAAAGAKFTAAYVKAGLVPDGGLTASLARALPRQLAMEMCMLAQPVTVERMHDLGVVNAVTDKGGAFEAAMALADRLAAGPREAQGVIRGLVAQGYDVSEADQLEAECDAMAHATGADEAAEGIAAFLEKRTPNYGG, encoded by the coding sequence ATGAGCGCTCGGATCGAAGACAAGGGTGACCGGATCGTCATCTGGAACGGAAACGCGCATAAGCGGGGGGCCCTGTCGCCCGAGCTTTACGCCTGCATCGGCCAAGCGATTGAAATGGCCGCCGAGCCGCGTATCCGTGCCGTGATCCTCACCTCCGAAGGGGATTTCTTTTGCGCGGGCGGCGATCTGAATGTCCTGATCGCCCGCCGCGACATGCCCAAAGATGAACGTCGGGGTAAGATCAACGAATTGCACAGCCTGATCCGCGCGATCCGGTCCTGTCCGGTGCCGGTCATCGCCGCCGTCGAAGGCGGTGCCGCGGGGGCAGGGCTGTCTTTCGCGCTGGCCTGCGATCTGATCGTTGCCGCCGCCGGTGCCAAGTTCACTGCTGCTTACGTCAAGGCAGGGCTGGTGCCCGATGGCGGGCTGACCGCCTCACTTGCGCGTGCGCTGCCGCGGCAGCTCGCGATGGAGATGTGCATGTTGGCGCAGCCCGTCACCGTTGAACGCATGCATGATCTGGGCGTGGTAAATGCCGTCACCGACAAGGGCGGCGCGTTTGAGGCCGCAATGGCGCTTGCCGACCGCTTGGCCGCAGGCCCCCGCGAAGCCCAAGGGGTGATCCGCGGGCTGGTCGCGCAGGGCTATGACGTGTCCGAGGCCGACCAGCTTGAAGCGGAATGTGACGCCATGGCCCATGCCACTGGCGCAGATGAAGCCGCCGAAGGCATCGCCGCTTTCCTCGAGAAGCGCACACCGAATTACGGCGGCTGA